The DNA window tccttattaaacgtgaggcaaaacacgcggaggttgcatagggatgcaattggattctaccttttagaaattataattggctgatattattcgggattataattggctaattggactctacgtgcctactaaggaaatacgatttccctttttcatcagagggtggtgaaaatgtcaaaatagtgggagggaatttataaaataaaaatccatattttgtatcttaaatttttttaaattaatcagTAACAattatttgtttttcttttcagTATATTTGCAATGACGTCACGCAATCCACTTTCAATCATTCTCGATCAAAACAAGTTGACTGGCCCTAACTATAATGACTGGtttcgaaatttaaaatttttctgaGCTCGGAAAAGATTATGTATGTGCTTGATAAGAAGCCACCGAAGGAGGCAGCTTCGGACATCAGTGAGACTGAACTAGCTAAGCTTGAGAAATGGTGGGACCATGATCTCCAAGCTAAGAGCTACATGTTGGCTTCTATGTCGAATGAACTTCAGAGGAGGTTCGAGGAGGctgtgaatgctgctgacattcatctTCATCTGAAAGAGTTGTATGGAGTACAGACTCGCTCAGAGAGACATGCTACTGTGAAATAACTCATGACTACACGtctgcgagatgggacttctgtccatgagcatggtgttaggatgattgggctcattGAGAAATTGGTGGGGCTCGACGTGGTTATTCCTGGTGAGCTTGCGACTGATATTCTCCTGTTGTCACTACCCTCTTCGTTCGATGGATTTGTGGTTAAttttaatatgaacaagcttgaggccacccttgaagagttggtcgaTATGCTTACTACTTATGAGGCGACAATAAAGAAGGAGAAGCATGTTCTTCTAGTGGGTTCTTCGTCTGCTACGAAAAAAGGAGCCCCAAATAAAGGCAAGAAGCGTTCTACCCCTCTaaagaagaacaagcccaaCAAAAAGCCATACAAGAAACCTACTCCAGGGCCCTCAAAGCCCGACAAGTCAGAGCATGTATGTTTCCACTACAATaaacctggacattggaggcgtaactacAAGGAGTATCTAGCCCAGAAACATTCTGGCCATGGTATGTTTTACATAGAAGTAAATGTCTCAATTAATtcctcttcttgggtattggataccggatctGGTTCTCATCTttgcaatgatttgcaggtgatggcaAAAAGCAGGAGACTTAGAGATGGCGAGACATTTCTAAGATTGggaatggagcaagggttgctgctactgctattggagacattactttgattttgaacaataattttaagttacttttcaGAGACGTTTTATATGGTCCtgaattggttaaaaacattatttctatttctatgcttgatagagATGACtattcttgtgtttttgctaaaggtgtttgcaatatttacaagaatgaatgtttgatagGAATCGGCGAATTAATggacgatctctataacttaaaattgaaagatattcctgTTGAACAATATCCAAGCACAAaagaaaacaacaacaaacaaaaaaaagttagatgatccaaaccCCGCACagatatggcacgctagactaggtcacatttcccaaagaaagatgcacaaactagtgggagaaggcatgtttgacttgtcagacataaattctctacctacttgtgagTCATGTATAAAAGGGAAAATGACCAAGCTCCATTTAagggaaacgtggaacgtgcacatggtctactggatttgatccacataGACGTTTGTGGTCCGCTAAgcgttagcacaaaatatgggcaatcctacttcattactttTACTGATGActattcgaggtatgggtatgtctATTTAATGagacacaaatctgaagcatttgaaatgttcaaagaattcagatctgaagtagaaaaacaGCTAGAAAGGAGtattaagacacttcgatctgatcgaggtggagaatacttgagtgctgaatttttggattATCTAAAATAAAAtgtgattctctcacagtggactccgccagcaacaccacaattgaatggtgtttctgaacgtcgtaatcgaaccttgatggacatggttcgatctatgacgggattcactgaattgcctacatcgttttggggctttgcgcttgaaactgcagtaatgttgttgaataatgtccatactaaagtagtggataaaacaccatatgagatatggatgggaaaaattcccaaatattcttacatgagaatatggggttgtcctgcttacgtgaagcggacagtgggagacaaattggatagtagatccactttgtgctactttgtaggatatccaaagaattctgttggatattatttctatcatcccaatgaagcaaaagtgtttgtttcaagaaatgccacctttttggaaagggagtttctattagatagaaaaggcaagatgattgaagttgaagaaattcaagatactcccttaACTTTAGAAATTGAACCTAATCCcctagaaccagtagttgaagtagaagctcctagaaggtctgatagaaTTATTAGACCACTTGCAAGATATatacttcttcatgaacaagaccatgatgagtcttgtgttggatgtgaccAAAGAACTTtaaggaagcaatatctgatactgattccaccaaatggcttgaagccatgcagtctgaaatggactctatgtattcgaaccaagtctggacattagtggatccacctgagggaatcgttcccataggatgcaaatggatctacaaaagaaagcttggggcggatgggaaagtattgaccttcaaagcaagtctagttgcaaaaggttatactcaaaggcaaggaattgactatgagaaaactttttcaccagttgctatgtttaagtccattagaatattactagccatagcagcatggtatgactatgaaatatgacaaatggatgtaaagactgcattcctcaatggagacatcaaagaagaaatttatatgtctcaacctgagggaaacacatcagtaggaagtgagcataaggtatgcaaacttcagagatcaatatatggtctcaagcaggcgtcaaggagttggaatctCAGATTTGACatcactatcaaagagtttggttttgccaaaaatcctgaggaaccttGCGTATAttagaaagttagtgggagtgcagtgacattcctagtactttacgttgatgacattctactcattgggaatgatgtaggattatggCAATCAACTAAATATGGTTGGCTAGTAAATCCTCCatgaaggacatgggtgaagcatcttatgtattgggaatacatatctatagagatagatcgaagaGGATGCTgggactcacccaagccacttaTATCGGTACCATACTTaagcgattctctatggaagagtccaagagaggatacttaccaatgtgtcacggtattactctatctaaagcaatgtgtcccaaaaatgatgaagagatagaaatGATGACACGtgttccatatgcgtcagccattggtagtatcatgtatggtatgatatcgacgcgtcctgatgttgcttacgctttgagtgttacaagcagatatcaggcgaatcctggtccaatgcattggaaggccgtgaaagatattcttaagtacttaagaaggactaagaacttgttcatggtctatgggggtggagaattaaaattggaaggctacactgaatctagcttccaatgtgacgtagatgattcaaAATCGACcgctggttttgtattcatgctaaatggtgcggctgtctcttggaaaagttccaagcatgacaccgttgcggattccatcACTAGagctgaatacattgctgca is part of the Primulina eburnea isolate SZY01 chromosome 1, ASM2296580v1, whole genome shotgun sequence genome and encodes:
- the LOC140806396 gene encoding uncharacterized protein — its product is MIGLIEKLVGLDVVIPGELATDILLLSLPSSFDGFVVNFNMNKLEATLEELVDMLTTYEATIKKEKHVLLVGSSSATKKGAPNKGKKRSTPLKKNKPNKKPYKKPTPGPSKPDKSEHVCFHYNKPGHWRRNYKEYLAQKHSGHGDGKKQET